One Mya arenaria isolate MELC-2E11 chromosome 5, ASM2691426v1 genomic window carries:
- the LOC128233599 gene encoding synaptogenesis protein syg-2-like, whose amino-acid sequence MRLDSTTGKVIDSPLTFVVQRPFTLACSAFSNPPANYTWTGGVHVAQNQLLLDTLSAKVNTTRTCTARSTLNPSAGAATMWSSSATVTIEINYPPESVSIRHESESGTVIQSEFRVIEGNATRLFCSVQSQPVSSFSWSGAGFHSRGSYLVHSKTLRSQTGVLSCLAENNMTHGYHVVKGSASGNISLNVLYPPKLQALPRKNALEGNGILIQCSYTVGNPMTTKSMITRTTDGQRWSGASHTFQSINRTDAGLYRCTVENSMDPTGAEMRAGSDTADFEINVWYKPSISRFEVSAFPNQNIVTINESERLSIVCEVTSNPNSTIRLKQTHMTIALMERDNVLGLEYAIQNASCSDAAVYTCAAFNNYTDMERASSKDMQLFVRCSPRPSDSHAHLRRNFTGTVHGNVTLSFMAVAYPPPMFEWQKWNGTSYNRVIGETYNITSSDLFTSLTVLDIQVDDFVSYILKVSNGIQPYLREVFHLNPQDVPQCPTDFTLLSKSTGIATVQWKRAFNGGLQQTFVLVYKKSSNSKYFTISEPEDKETAIYNTELSYLEAGQLYDVILYSQNVIGPCRENRSLKIELDAEDTPPALAPVIGGVVGGGLGAAVAVVAIVFILRRKYTLNCSMSLSKKKDVPPGQNGDSADNPGYDAAEMYEQVQAKKETPVYDDLNDGNDRPDHSHLYTPLEESNPRSSIHYENVKREDPIYHNMVM is encoded by the exons ATGCGTTTGGACAGTACAACAGGAAAAGTAATTGATAGCCCGCTGACATTTGTGGTTCAGCGTCCGTTCACTCTTGCATGCAGTGCTTTTTCTAATCCTCCGGCTAACTACACTTGGACAGGAGGAGTGCACGTTGCCCAAAACCAGCTACTACTTGACACGCTATCTGCCAAGGTTAACACCACGAGGACATGTACTGCAAGGAGTACTCTTAACCCTTCAGCTGGAGCAGCCACTATGTGGTCGTCTTCAGCTACTGTCACAATAGAAATAAACT ATCCCCCTGAAAGTGTAAGCATCAGGCACGAATCAGAATCAGGAACTGTTATTCAGTCCGAGTTCAGAGTCATCGAAGGAAATGCGACCAGACTTTTCTGCAGTGTACAGAGTCAGCCGGTTTCTTCATTTTCATGGTCTGGAGCAGGCTTCCATTCGCGTGGTAGTTATTTGGTACACAGCAAAACTCTCCGATCACAGACTGGTGTACTATCGTGCTTGGCGGAAAATAATATGACGCATGGATATCATGTTGTTAAAGGATCGGCTTCtggaaatatttctttaaatgttcttT ATCCTCCAAAGCTTCAGGCTTTACCCAGGAAAAATGCTTTAGAGGGAAATGGGATTTTGATCCAGTGTTCGTACACTGTCGGGAATCCGATGACAACGAAGTCAATGATCACCAGAACAACTGACGGCCAACGTTGGAGTGGAGCCTCTCATACATTCCAGTCAATCAACCGCACAGATGCCGGTCTTTACAGATGTACAGTCGAGAACTCCATGGATCCTACTGGAGCAGAGATGCGGGCAGGGAGTGACACAGCAGACTTTGAGATTAACGTTTGGT ACAAACCATCAATTTCCAGATTTGAAGTCAGCGCCTTTCCAAATCAAAACATCGTTACCATTAATGAGTCGGAGCGACTAAGTATCGTATGTGAGGTTACAAGCAATCCTAATTCAACGAtcagattaaaacaaacacacatgacAATAGCCTTAATGGAAAGAGATAATGTTCTCGGATTAGAGTACGCAATTCAAAATGCTTCATGCTCTGATGCTGCTGTTTACACATGTGCAGCCTTTAACAACTACACAGATATGGAAAGAGCGTCATCTAAAGATATGCAGTTGTTTGTGagat GCTCTCCTAGACCATCCGACAGTCATGCACATTTGAGACGAAATTTCACTGGAACCGTACACGGAAATGTCACTTTATCATTTATGGCTGTTGCATATCCACCGCCGATGTTTGAATGGCAGAAGTGGAATGGAACATCGTATAATCGAGTTATTGGTGAAACATATAATATTACATCATCAGATCTGTTCACATCATTGACCGTTTTGGATATTCAAGTGGACGATTTTGTCTCATATATTCTGAAAGTTTCAAATGGAATACAACCATATTTACGAGAAGTCTTTCACCTAAATCCTCAAG ATGTGCCACAGTGTCCTACAGACTTTACCCTGCTTTCCAAGTCAACAGGAATTGCAACAGTTCAGTGGAAAAGAGCGTTTAATGGAGGACTTCAGCAGACATTTGTTCTGGTTTACAAGAAGTCTTCTAACTCAAAATACTTTACTATTTCTGAGCCAGAAGATAAAGAAACGGCTATATACAATACTGAACTATCATATTTAGAGGCCGGCCAACTCTACGATGTTATCTTATATTCACAGAACGTGATTGGCCCATGCAGAGAAAATAGGTCATTGAAAATCGAACTGGACGCAG AAGACACACCTCCAGCTCTTGCTCCTGTGATTGGTGGTGTAGTAGGGGGAGGTCTCGGGGCAGCTGTTGCTGTAGTCGCCATAGTGTTCATTCTGAGACGAAAGTACACATTGAACTGTAGCATGTCCCTATCAAAGAAAAAGG ATGTACCTCCAGGTCAAAATGG CGATAGTGCTGATAACCCGGGATATGATGCTGCCGAAATGTACGAACA